Genomic segment of Verrucomicrobiota bacterium:
GCGCTGACTCCCGTCCAAGGCTTCGGAACTTCCGGGCTGTTGTTTGGCAGCCAAACCCTGACCGCTGAGCAGAAGGGCGGGTTGGCGGCGGGTGTCGGCTACATCAACATTCACACCTCGACCAATCCGGGTGGGGAGTTGCGCGGTCAGATCGTGAAATAACGAAGGCCGTTCATGGATTTCCGGCCCCCGTGTGGGGGCTGGACCGGCGGGCTGCGGCGGCGCAACCGTGTGTCGCCCCGCAGCCCGCTTCTTTTTCCCGGTTTATCGTTGCGCCTTTTTGGGCGGTTATGGCTTCATTCCCCCCACGGCCAACGCGAACCGCAGCCATTGCCCGCCAACAACAAGGCGGGTTGGATTTGCGCGCGAGGGCTCGAAAGAACATGACGTTTGAAGTTCATGACACGGTGTCGAATGAGAATCTACTACTCCGGGCGCGTTCAGGGAGTGGGATTTCGTTACGCCGTGAAAACACTCGCCCCAGGGTACGAATTGTCAGGAACAGTTCGGAACCTCGACGATGGGCGGGTGGAATTAGTCGCCGAGGGGAGCCGCGAGGAGTTGGATGCTTTTCGGGAAGGCGTAAAGAGTGCTGGAGTGGGGCAATTCATTCGAAACGAGGAAATCGTTTGGGAACCTCCGGTCGGGGGACTAAAGGGGTTTGAAATCATTCGTTAGTTCCGAGTCATCATCTCCATGAAGTACGCCATTATTGCCGACATCCATGCCAATCTGGAAGCGTTGCAGGTGGTGCTGGATGATGCCCAGAAATTGCGGTGCACGCACTATGCCTGCCTGGGAGATGTCGTCGGCTACAATGCCAATCCCAAAGAATGCCTCGACATCGTCCGCAACATGAACATGCCCTGCGTCAAGGGCAACCATGACGAACTGTGTTCGGCCGACACGGCCGCGGAAGGATTCAATCCGCACGCAGCCGAAGCGGTGAATTGGACACGAGAGCAACTGCCGGAGGAAGATCGCAAGTGGCTTCGCGATTTGAAGTACATCCGGCTGGTGGCCAGCTTTTCGATCGTGCATGCCACCTTGGACGCCCCCCAGCGTTGGGGTTATGTTTTCAGCAAGCTGGATGCCGCCGCGAGTTTCACGTATCAGAACACGGCGGTGTGTTTCCACGGCCATACCCATGTGCCGGTGGCGTTCATTCGGGATAGCGTCATTCGGAGCGGTAACTACACAAAGTTCCGCGTCGAACCCGGACGCAAATACTTCGTCAACGTCGGCAGCGTCGGGCAGTCCCGCGATGGGGTCGCCAAGGCCACGTATGTCGTCTACGATCTGGATGAAGGTTCCATCGAACTACGCCGGCTCGACTATGACATCGCCGTGACGCAGGAAAAAATTCTCAAAGCCGGCCTTCCTCCCCGATTGGCGGAACGGCTCGCTCTCGGGCGCTGACCTCCCCGAACCGCCGGGATGGACCCCTGGAAATTCGGGCGGTGAAAGTCCTGATTCTCAAGCCGAGTTCGTTGGGCGACGTGGTGCACGCACTCCCGGTCGCGCGACTGCTCAAACTCCAGTTCCCCCAGGCTGAAATCCATTGGTGGATCCTGCGCGGATTGATGCCCTTGCTCGAGACGGATCCGGATCTCGACGTTCTCCATCCATTCGATCGCGAAGGGTGGTCCAATCCCTCCGTCTGGATGAGCGCCGCGTCCGGCTTGTCCGCCATGCGGCGGTCGCGCTACGAATGGGTGATCGACCTCCAAGGCCTGTTTCGCAGCGGCCTGATGTCCTGGCTCGCCGAAGGAGAATTGACCCTTGGACTCGATGATCATGGTGAGGGAGCGCGAGGGTTTTACGACGTGACGCTGACGCGCCCCAGCGCAACGACCCACGCGGTGGATTACAACCTCACGGTTTGCCGGGCGTTGAACATCCCCGTGGACCGTCCCTTCGAGTGGCTGCCTCGACGTCCGCGCGTGGCGGAGACCGTGGCGAAGCAACTTGGCCGCCTGGGGTCGGGGAAAGTCATCGCGATCCAGCCCGGAGCGCGTTGGGAGACCAAGCGCTGGCCCATTGCATTCTTCGTCGAACTGGCCCGCAGGCTTCAGTCCGAACTCGGAGAGGTTCGTCTGCTGATCCTGGGGGGGGCGAATGAGCGAGGGCTGAGCGGGATGATTTCGCGGGCGAGCATCCCGGGATGCCACGATCTTGCCGGCACGCTTTCCCTTCCCGAATTGGTGGAATGGATCCGGCTTTGCGATTTGCTCATTACCAATGACACAGGGCCCATGCATCTCGGCGCCGCCATGGACGTGCCAACCCTGGCGCTGTTTGGTCCCACGACTCCGTGGCGGACCGGCCCCTATGGGCAGATGGATCGCGTCCTGAGCCAGGCGACTCCTTGTGCGCCATGTTTTCAGGGAGTCTGCAACAACGCAATCGACTTGGCCTGTCTTCGTGGCATTTCCCCCGAACGAGTGGCTCAACGCGCGATCGAGATCCTGGAAGCACCCCGCCGAAGTTCACCTTGGGCAGCTCGGAGTTCATCGGCAAACTTCGAGGCGGCGCCCGGGGAAGCATGATTTTTAAACCTTAACCCTTCCGACTAACTTGATGCTCAAGTTACTCACCATTCCGCACCCCCGCCCGGCGGAGTTCTTTTGCTAAAAGCGGCCATTGAACGTGGCAAAGATATGCAAACGCCTGGATGAGAAAGACATGAAGAAGCACGAGGCCTATCCTTGATGGATCTGGTCAGTGATTCGTCTTCGGAGCGCGACGGTGCTGAAAGGCAGTCGCAGCAGACCGAGCAGAATCACTTCGTTGTTGGGGGACGAGTGCCCAGGGCAATCACGGCGTGCATGCGGATCTCCCGAGGTGTCCATGCACCTCGGTCCGGGAGGGCGGCGTTCCACCGCCGTCCCACCTTTTCAGAGGGTGATCAAGATGGGCTGCGGTGGAACGCAGCCCTCCCGGCGTGGTTCCTCGTCCCAATGCGAGTCCAAGATGGGAGGTTAACCGCGACGGACAGGGCGGAGCCGGGGGAGGACCGTCCCGCGGGGACGAACGAAACAGCCATTCTCAATTTGGGGAGCGCGGCTGTGTCGGAGACCAGCCGCAGCGCGCGGACAGTTCGGAAGACTCCAGATTTTTCAACGTGCGGCGGCTGGCCAAACGACGACCCAGGCGTGCTCCAACACCCCCGAATGTTGCACGGTTCCTTATCCCAGAAAGTTGACCACGAAAGTGAAGCGGAGCAGGGGAGGGCGCCCGAGCTTGGCCCAGGGGCATCGAGCGGTTTTCTGGCGGGCCCCATGCCGCCGACGCGCAAGCCCGAGAGAAATAGCAGCTCCGTCATTGCTCTTGAGGAACGAGGGATGCTCGAGAGGGTCTGGCGCAAACCGTAGAGCGTCAGGCACCGATCCATCACCGCCTTCCATTGAAAGCGCCTGAGGATTTCCTGCCGCCCGTGTATTCCCATCGTCTCCCGGAGTTCCGGTTCATCCCGGAGCCGCTCCAGCGCATGACGGAGCGATGGGGGCTGATTCGGTTCCGTAAGAAGTCCGGTGATTTCGTGAGTGACAATTTCCGGCAAACTGGCAACCCGCGTAGCGACGACCGGAAGGCCGCAGGCCATGCCTTCGAGCAAGGTTTGGCCCAGTAATTCAGGGATCGCCGTTTCCGTGCCGTCAGGAAGACGGTGGACGCTGGGCAAGACCAAACAGTGGGCGGCACGATAATGGGAAACCAAAGCCTCGTCGGGGCATTCGTGGAAAAAACGCACCGGTTTCCCATGAGCAAGCGTCTCCAGGGATCGCGCGTAGGCTTGATGGTAAGGTTTTCCAACAATCGCCAACTCCATGCCCTGGGGAAGCGCTTCGATCAAATCGTGGATGCCCTTGTGTGGAACAAGACGTCCCACAAAAAGCACTTTGAACGGGCGCGGCGGAATGCGGGCCGGGCCGGGTGAGAACCGATCCGCGTCCACTCCGCCGTAGATCACGTGCGCGTTCGTGCGCCGGGCGTGGCCAAAGACCTCACGGCTGAATTGGCTCAGATGCAAATGGCCGCGAAACCAGGTGTCCGTCGAAACGTAAGCCGAAAGGTCCCAGCCACCTCCGCCCAGATCGCTGACGAATACTTTGCTTCCAGTGCATCGTCCGAACAAGGCGGCCAGGCTGGTGGCGAGGACATGTTGTTGGTGACACTGCACGATTTCCGCGCCGGCCAGGGCTTTGAACATGCTCCAGTGGAAGGGATTTGTGGATTGGCCTCGGATGCGGCGGGCGGGTCCGAGCACCGAGATTTCCAGTCCATGTTCTTTGCGGGAAGCGGAGGTGGTGCCGAAGGCAACGAGGCGGGTTGGCACTGCGGAGGACATGTGGCGAGCGAGTTCATAGGCCTAACGCTCGGCGCCTCCGATGATGCCCAGTTCGGCGTCAAAGAGCGCCGGCACCAGATGAACCACCCTGGGTTTCATGGGTTGAGATGGGATTCAGGGCGAAAGAATGGCCTAAGCGCAGCCGCATCGAAAGCCAATTTGATGTCTCCGATATATTGCACAATGTATGTTATATTTCATTATGAATGACCTGCAATTCCCTTTTGATCTGGCTGTTATCGTTGCATTTCATGCCGGACGATCTTCCTGAGCAGGCTTGCCCAACCTCCGCCTCAACCGTTACATCTCTTGGGTGCGTTTTCTCCCGGTCTCGGCCCCCACGCTGATCCTCCTCACGTTGATTGCCCTCTGGGCAGGTTGTCAAAGTCCTCAACAACCCGCGCCCGCAATCACGGATCTTTCGGACTCACCGCGTTTGGCCCGGGATCCCGCCCGGATCTCATCGACCGAAGTTCGCGAAAACGAACCCGAAATTCCCGCCCGTGATGCCCTGCGCCCACAACCCCAGCCAACTCCGCCAGCCACGAACCGTGCTCCGGCGGAAACCCTCACGCGTTCTCCATTGGATACGAAACCCCGCAGGGCCAAAACCCCTCTCCGCCTCGAATGGATTTCTCTGGCGCAATGGTGCCAGGAGCATCGGTTGGCAGAACCTCGCAAGTTACCCGGCGAAAACTTTGTCCAGGAAATCAAGTCCTCGTCTGGGCTGGTAACGCTGACCTTGGGCAGTCATACCGCCACCTGGAATGGTGTCCAGTTCTGGCTTGGTTTCGCACCGCGATCGCAGCGGGGCGTGCTGCATCTCCACAGCCTCGATCTCGAGAAACATCTCCGTCCCTTGTTGCTGCCCGATCCGGATTTGACACCCATTCAGCGCACCGTTGTCCTGGATCCGGGACATGGCGGCGACAACCTGGGCACCCGCTCGATCCTGCGCGCGGCTTATGAGAAGGATTATGCTTTGGATTGGGCTCGACGACTGGCGCCGCTCCTGGCCGCTCAAGGCTGGCAAGTCTTTCTCACACGCACGAACGACCGCGCGCTTTCCATCACGGAACGCGTCGAGTTCACAAGCGAGAAACAGGCGGTTCTCTTCATCAGCCTCCACTTCAACTCCATTCCGGGCCATCCCAACCAGCGGGGGCTCGAGACCTACGCCCTGGCTCCTCAGTGGATGCCATCGCATCATTCCCGAGATGGTGGAGAACCGATCGCGTTTGCGCTGCCCGGAAATGCTCATGACGAGAAGAACTTCCTGTCGGCCATGAAAATTCACGCGTCCCTCCTCAAGGCCACGAAGGCTCCTGATCGCGGCGTGCGGCGGGCGCGGTTCATGGGGGTCTTGCGCAACCAATCTCAGCCCGCGGTTCTCATTGAGGGCGGCTACTTAACCTCGCCTTCCGAATCCCGGAACATCGATCATCCCGACTACCGGCAGAAGCTGGCGGAAGCGGTGGCGGCGGCGCTTGATTGACGTCTCGTTTCCTGATGCCGCATTCCCCTGCTCCATCCGCACGCGCCACGAGTTTTGACTCGCAGCCATGGAATCGAGTGTTGATCACCGGTGGCGCCGGATTCATCGGCTCGCATTTGATCGACCGGTTCCTCGCGGAGGGAAAAACGATCACGGCCATTGACGATCTCTCCACGGGCCGGCCGGAGAACCTTGCGCTGGCGCGAGCCTCCGATCGGTTTCGTTTCATCACCGGCAAAGTCTCCACTCTGCCGAACCTTTCCTCATTGATCGAGGATTCCGATCTCGTCATCCATCTGGCGGCGGCAGTCGGTGTGGAATTGGTCGTCAAGTCGCCGATCCAAACGATCGAGACGAATCTCCAGGAAACGCGCGCGCTGCTGGAAGCGAACCGGTCGCGCGTTCCGGTTGTGCTTGCGTCCACCTCCGAGGTTTACGGCAAGAGTGCGAAAGAGGCGTTTTCCGAGGATGATGATCTGCTCATCGGACCTTCCCATCTCGGACGCTGGAGCTATGCGTGCTCGAAGTTGATGGATGAATTCCTGGCCATGGCCCACAGCCAGGAGCGCGGACTGCCCGTTCTCATTGTGCGGCTTTTCAACACGGTTGGACCGCGCCAGACCGGCGCCTACGGCATGGTGCTCCCGCGGTTCATCGAAGCCGCCCGGCGCGGCGATCCCTTGCGAGTCTATGGCAATGGAGAGCAATCGCGCTGCTTTGGTTTCGTCGAGGATGTGGTGGAAGCGATCGGACTTTTGATTCGCCAGCCCCGCGCCTGGGGCCAGGTGGTCAATGTGGGGTCCGATTGCGAAATCACCATCGAACAGCTCGCCCGCCAAATCATCCGGGAGTTGGGATCCCGCTCCTCCGTCGTGAAGATCCCCTACTCCGAGGCCTACGCTCCGGGATTCGAGGACATGAACCGGAGAAAACCGGTCATCCAAAAACTGATCGGCCTCACCGGTTACAAACCCTCAACACCGTTGACCGAGATCATCCGCAGGACGGCGGAATATTCATCCCTCCGAAGTTGATCGTCCGCCGTAGAATTCCGAAGCTCCGGTCCGTGCGGTGCCTCCAGAGGTTGTCGGTGACCGGGTTGTCTTGGTAACGCAGACAGCCCTGTCTGCTGTTTCGCAGGCTGCCCAGCCTGCGGGGCGACGAAGGGAACCCGGCGCGTGGAGAGCATGGAAGGGCCTCGTCCTTCACCCCCCCGGACCGACGGGCCGTCGGCGATACGGCAGGCTGGGCAGCCTGCGCCATACGACAGACAACTTCGGGCCGTGGCATGAAGCCAAAATGAAACCGCCGCGCCAGGGAACCCGGCACGGCGGTCGAGAGTCGGTTTGACGGGGAATAGGAATTAGTTCCGCCGCACGGTGGTGTTTTCGCCCATCCAACGGACATCGACCCACGAATCGCGGGCCGGAACATTCAGAGCCAGTCCGGAGGCGTAGCGGACCTTGGGCTTGATGGTATTGCCAATCCACTTGTGGATTTCGGAGTGTCCGTCGGCGAAGGAGAACCCACAAGCGCCATTGTGGTAAGAG
This window contains:
- a CDS encoding acylphosphatase — translated: MTRCRMRIYYSGRVQGVGFRYAVKTLAPGYELSGTVRNLDDGRVELVAEGSREELDAFREGVKSAGVGQFIRNEEIVWEPPVGGLKGFEIIR
- a CDS encoding metallophosphoesterase family protein, which produces MKYAIIADIHANLEALQVVLDDAQKLRCTHYACLGDVVGYNANPKECLDIVRNMNMPCVKGNHDELCSADTAAEGFNPHAAEAVNWTREQLPEEDRKWLRDLKYIRLVASFSIVHATLDAPQRWGYVFSKLDAAASFTYQNTAVCFHGHTHVPVAFIRDSVIRSGNYTKFRVEPGRKYFVNVGSVGQSRDGVAKATYVVYDLDEGSIELRRLDYDIAVTQEKILKAGLPPRLAERLALGR
- a CDS encoding glycosyltransferase family 9 protein, with the translated sequence MKVLILKPSSLGDVVHALPVARLLKLQFPQAEIHWWILRGLMPLLETDPDLDVLHPFDREGWSNPSVWMSAASGLSAMRRSRYEWVIDLQGLFRSGLMSWLAEGELTLGLDDHGEGARGFYDVTLTRPSATTHAVDYNLTVCRALNIPVDRPFEWLPRRPRVAETVAKQLGRLGSGKVIAIQPGARWETKRWPIAFFVELARRLQSELGEVRLLILGGANERGLSGMISRASIPGCHDLAGTLSLPELVEWIRLCDLLITNDTGPMHLGAAMDVPTLALFGPTTPWRTGPYGQMDRVLSQATPCAPCFQGVCNNAIDLACLRGISPERVAQRAIEILEAPRRSSPWAARSSSANFEAAPGEA
- a CDS encoding glycosyltransferase family 4 protein; the protein is MSSAVPTRLVAFGTTSASRKEHGLEISVLGPARRIRGQSTNPFHWSMFKALAGAEIVQCHQQHVLATSLAALFGRCTGSKVFVSDLGGGGWDLSAYVSTDTWFRGHLHLSQFSREVFGHARRTNAHVIYGGVDADRFSPGPARIPPRPFKVLFVGRLVPHKGIHDLIEALPQGMELAIVGKPYHQAYARSLETLAHGKPVRFFHECPDEALVSHYRAAHCLVLPSVHRLPDGTETAIPELLGQTLLEGMACGLPVVATRVASLPEIVTHEITGLLTEPNQPPSLRHALERLRDEPELRETMGIHGRQEILRRFQWKAVMDRCLTLYGLRQTLSSIPRSSRAMTELLFLSGLRVGGMGPARKPLDAPGPSSGALPCSASLSWSTFWDKEPCNIRGCWSTPGSSFGQPPHVEKSGVFRTVRALRLVSDTAALPKLRMAVSFVPAGRSSPGSALSVAVNLPSWTRIGTRNHAGRAAFHRSPS
- a CDS encoding N-acetylmuramoyl-L-alanine amidase, which produces MPNLRLNRYISWVRFLPVSAPTLILLTLIALWAGCQSPQQPAPAITDLSDSPRLARDPARISSTEVRENEPEIPARDALRPQPQPTPPATNRAPAETLTRSPLDTKPRRAKTPLRLEWISLAQWCQEHRLAEPRKLPGENFVQEIKSSSGLVTLTLGSHTATWNGVQFWLGFAPRSQRGVLHLHSLDLEKHLRPLLLPDPDLTPIQRTVVLDPGHGGDNLGTRSILRAAYEKDYALDWARRLAPLLAAQGWQVFLTRTNDRALSITERVEFTSEKQAVLFISLHFNSIPGHPNQRGLETYALAPQWMPSHHSRDGGEPIAFALPGNAHDEKNFLSAMKIHASLLKATKAPDRGVRRARFMGVLRNQSQPAVLIEGGYLTSPSESRNIDHPDYRQKLAEAVAAALD
- a CDS encoding NAD-dependent epimerase/dehydratase family protein, with the protein product MPHSPAPSARATSFDSQPWNRVLITGGAGFIGSHLIDRFLAEGKTITAIDDLSTGRPENLALARASDRFRFITGKVSTLPNLSSLIEDSDLVIHLAAAVGVELVVKSPIQTIETNLQETRALLEANRSRVPVVLASTSEVYGKSAKEAFSEDDDLLIGPSHLGRWSYACSKLMDEFLAMAHSQERGLPVLIVRLFNTVGPRQTGAYGMVLPRFIEAARRGDPLRVYGNGEQSRCFGFVEDVVEAIGLLIRQPRAWGQVVNVGSDCEITIEQLARQIIRELGSRSSVVKIPYSEAYAPGFEDMNRRKPVIQKLIGLTGYKPSTPLTEIIRRTAEYSSLRS